In Paraburkholderia aromaticivorans, a single window of DNA contains:
- a CDS encoding flavin reductase family protein, whose translation MSVEESEFKRAMRCLTGHVCLITTGSDTDGPLAGMTATAVTSVSAVPPILLVCINRANSSLAHVQATGNFVVNVLARSEQELAQRFSRPISPQEKFQAGTWNRIKTGAPALASAMVNLDCSVERIIEIGTHAVIFGHVEGTAINGHTTAPLLYSQGSYGEFQTNKAIDFHDLLWISNWGAN comes from the coding sequence GTGAGCGTAGAAGAATCTGAATTCAAACGCGCCATGCGCTGTTTGACCGGGCACGTGTGTTTGATCACCACTGGTTCTGACACGGACGGCCCGCTTGCCGGCATGACCGCGACCGCTGTGACGTCTGTTAGCGCGGTGCCCCCTATCCTGCTGGTCTGTATCAATCGTGCGAACTCGTCTCTGGCGCACGTGCAGGCCACTGGCAACTTCGTCGTCAACGTTCTGGCGCGCAGCGAGCAGGAATTGGCACAGCGTTTCTCGAGACCGATTTCGCCGCAGGAAAAGTTTCAGGCAGGGACGTGGAATCGTATTAAGACGGGTGCCCCGGCTTTGGCCAGTGCTATGGTCAATTTAGATTGCAGCGTCGAACGCATCATCGAGATAGGTACGCACGCCGTGATTTTTGGGCATGTCGAAGGCACGGCCATCAATGGCCACACAACGGCGCCGCTGCTGTATTCCCAAGGATCCTACGGCGAATTTCAGACGAATAAGGCCATCGATTTCCATGATTTGCTGTGGATCTCCAACTGGGGGGCAAACTAA